The genomic window CACGAACACCTAAGTGTCGGGGTTCCATAGCGGCATGTTCACGCGATGAACCTTCGCCATAGTTTTCGTCACCAACAACAATAGATCCTAAGCCAGCAGCTTTATAATCGCGTTGCGTTGCAGGAACCGGGCCATACTCACCCGTTAATTCATTTTTAACGTTATCTGTTTTATCGTTGAAATAGTTAACCGCCCCAATGAGCATGTTGTTAGAAATGTTATCTAAGTGACCACGGAATTTTAACCATGGACCAGCCATTGAGATATGATCTGTTGTACATTTACCTTTGGCTTTGATTAAAAGTTTTAAACCTTTTAAGTCGGTGCCTTCCCAAGGGGTAAATGGATCTAACAATTGTAAACGGTGTGAAGTTGGAGACACCAAAACCTGAACGGATGAACCATCAGCTGCTGGTGCCTGATAACCTGCATCTTCTACAGCGAAACCTTTTGTTGGCAGTTCAAAACCTGTAGGTGGATCTAATTTAACCTGTTCGCCTTTATCGTTTGTTAAAGTATCGGTTAATGGATTAAAGCCTAAATTACCTGAAATTGCAATTGCAGCAACCATTTCTGGTGAAGCCACGAAAGCGAAAGTATTAGGGTTACCATCAGCGCGTTTAGCAAAGTTTCTGTTAAACGAGTGTACGATCGTGTTTTTTTCTGCTTTTTCTGCTCCGGTACGGTCCCACATCCCAATACATGGTCCGCAGGCATTGGTAAAAATTGTGGCGTCTAAATCTTCGAAAGTTTTTAAGAAACCATCACGGTCTGCAGTATAACGTACCTGTTCAGATCCTGGGTTAATGCCGAATGCCGATTTGGTTACCAAACCTTTTGCAATAGCCTGGTTTGCGATAGAGGCTGCTCTTGATAAATCCTCATAAGAAGAGTTGGTACAAGAGCCGATCAATCCCCATTCTACTTTTAAAGGCCAGCCGTTTTTCTCTGCCTCAACTTTCATCTGCGAAACCGGAGTAGCTAGATCTGGTGTAAAAGGGCCATTTAGGTATGGCTCTAAAGTATCTAAATCGATCTCAATAACCTGATCGAAATAGTTTTCCGGGTCAGCATAAACTTCAGCATCGCCAGTTAAATATTCCTTTATTTTATTTGCTTCATCAGCAACTTCATTTCTACCCGTAGCGCGTAAATAACGTTCCATACTTTCGTCATAACCAAAAGTAGAAGTGGTTGCACCAATTTCAGCGCCCATGTTACAAATGGTGCCTTTACCCGTACAGCTCATTGAGGTGGCGCCATCGCCAAAATATTCTACAATTGCACCTGTACCACCTTTTACGGTAAGGATACCCGCAACTTTAAGAATTACATCTTTAGCGGCAGTCCAGCCATTTAATTTTCCTGTTAACTTAACACCGATTAATTTAGGGAATTTAAGCTCCCAGGGTAAACCCGCCATTACATCGCAGGCATCAGCACCACCAACTCCAATAGCAACCATACCCAAGCCGCCCGCATTTACGGTATGCGAGTCGGTTCCGATCATCATTCCACCTGGAAAAGCATAATTCTCTAAAACTACCTGGTGAATAATACCAGCACCTGGTTTCCAGAAACCGATACCGTATTTGTTCGATACAGAAGATAAGAAATCAAAAACTTCGGCACTTTCGGTTTTAGCATGAGGTAAATCTATTGCAGCACCTTCTTTGGCCGTAATTAAGTGATCGCAATGAACTGTAGAAGGCACAGCCACCTGCGGGCGACCAGCCTGCATAAACTGCAATAATGCCATTTGAGCTGTTGCATCCTGCATCGCAACACGATCTGGTGCAAAGTCTACGTAGTCTGAGCCACGTTTAAATGCCGTTTTAGGATCTCCATCCCAAAGGTGTGTATACAATATTTTTTCAGATAATGTTAAAGGTCTGCCAACCACTTTACGCGCAGCCTCAACGCGGCTGCCAAAGTTTGCATAAACCTTTTTAATCATGTCTATATCAAAAGCCATACTTTATTTTTTATAATTATTGTCAATAATGAGACTACCTAAATTAAACAATTTTTAACAGACTTGTTTTTGTGAATTGTCAAATTGTGTTATTTAAAAACATTCTATGCAATTTTTACATTAAACAAAAAGGCTATCCGGTTTACCAGATAGCCTCGTTGTTGATTAACAAACTGTATGTTTATTTGTTTCTTATTGTTTTGTAGAAATAGGCGTAAATTTGGTTAAATTGATGCCTTCTACAGCTACTTTATACTCCTCAATGCTTGGAATACGACCTAAAATAGCAGAAAGAACCACTACCGGCGTAGATGCCAATAAAGACTCTCCTTTTTTACCATCTTTATCTTCCACTACGCGGCCCTGGAATAAACGGGTTGACGTAGCCATTACAGTATCGCCTTTGGCCGCTTTCTCCTGGTTACCCATACAAAGGTTACAGCCCGGACGTTCCAAGTACATAATGTTCTCATATTCGGTACGCGCTGCAGCTTTAGGTAAAGCATCGCTAAACTCAAATCCAGAGTATTTTTGTAAGTATTCCCAATCGCCTTCTGCTTTCAGCTCATCGATGATATTGTAAGTAGGAGCCGCAACCACCAACGGTGCTTTGAACTCTACTTTACCAGTAAGTGTCTCTACGTTTCTCAACATCTGAGAAACGATTTTTAAGTCATCTTTATGTACCATACAAGAACCTACGAAACCAAGATCTACTTTTTTGTCGCCACCATAAAAAGTTAAGTCTCTGATGGTATCATGCGTATAACGTTTAGAAACATCTGCATTGTTTACATCAGGATCGGCAATCATTGGCTCGTTGATAACATCCAGGTCAATAACTACTTCTGCATAGTATTTGGCATTATCATCTGGCATTAAAGCTGGCTTGATACCGGTTTTAATTTCTTCAATACGTTTGTTTGCTTTATTGATCAATCCTTGTAAAACCTGGTTATGGTTGTCCATACCCTTGTCTATCATGATTTGAATACGGTTTTTAGCAATTTCTAACGATTGGATTAAAGTATCATCTTGCGAAATACAGATAGATGCTTTTGCTTTCATCTCTGCTGTCCAGTCTGTAAAGGTAAAAGCCTGATCAGCTAATAAAGTACCAATGTGTACCTCGATAATACGCCCCTGGAATACATTTTCGCCATCAAACTGTTGCAACATTTGCAATTGTGTCGCATGAACTACATCACGGAAATCCATGTGTTCTTTCATTTGACCTTTGAATGTTACTTTTAC from Flavobacterium sp. W4I14 includes these protein-coding regions:
- a CDS encoding aconitate hydratase (product_source=KO:K01681; cath_funfam=3.20.19.10,3.30.499.10,3.40.1060.10; cog=COG1048; ko=KO:K01681; pfam=PF00330,PF00694; superfamily=52016,53732; tigrfam=TIGR01340) — its product is MAFDIDMIKKVYANFGSRVEAARKVVGRPLTLSEKILYTHLWDGDPKTAFKRGSDYVDFAPDRVAMQDATAQMALLQFMQAGRPQVAVPSTVHCDHLITAKEGAAIDLPHAKTESAEVFDFLSSVSNKYGIGFWKPGAGIIHQVVLENYAFPGGMMIGTDSHTVNAGGLGMVAIGVGGADACDVMAGLPWELKFPKLIGVKLTGKLNGWTAAKDVILKVAGILTVKGGTGAIVEYFGDGATSMSCTGKGTICNMGAEIGATTSTFGYDESMERYLRATGRNEVADEANKIKEYLTGDAEVYADPENYFDQVIEIDLDTLEPYLNGPFTPDLATPVSQMKVEAEKNGWPLKVEWGLIGSCTNSSYEDLSRAASIANQAIAKGLVTKSAFGINPGSEQVRYTADRDGFLKTFEDLDATIFTNACGPCIGMWDRTGAEKAEKNTIVHSFNRNFAKRADGNPNTFAFVASPEMVAAIAISGNLGFNPLTDTLTNDKGEQVKLDPPTGFELPTKGFAVEDAGYQAPAADGSSVQVLVSPTSHRLQLLDPFTPWEGTDLKGLKLLIKAKGKCTTDHISMAGPWLKFRGHLDNISNNMLIGAVNYFNDKTDNVKNELTGEYGPVPATQRDYKAAGLGSIVVGDENYGEGSSREHAAMEPRHLGVRAVLVKSFARIHETNLKKQGMLGLTFADKDDYDKILEDDTIDIVGLTEFAPDKPLTLVLHHADGTQEQFPVNHSYNDQQIEWFKAGGALNIIRAEAAAKAAL